The Lewinellaceae bacterium genome has a segment encoding these proteins:
- a CDS encoding DNRLRE domain-containing protein, translating to MKYGLIFKSWFLFFLLSKGISAQVIPVQIVNEPDGTFQLLRGGEPYWIKGAGTGNPERFAELARRGGNSVRTWGAGSITGELLDSAYYHGLSVMLGLWVGHEADGFNYDNEAAVAAQLEAFQEVVLQYKDHPALLAWGIGNEVNLGYSNLKVWDAVNDISMMIHELDGNHPTLTITAGLSVNLANTIALKANDLDLIGVNSYGGISSVAVNLNDSNWEKPYVMTEWGVNGPWESAHTAWDAPIEPNSTQKASTFQNRYQNAILPNMGKILGSYAFLWNEKNEGTLTWFGLFVGQETTPMVDVLQRMWTDTSAVNLAPEINSVSFSGQALQSSYTLYYSQGNVLEVQASDPDGDDLSYEFIIRPESGEEGVVPASGETFDGIPGIIDYSSGNSATLSFNGSENDREFRVYVLVRDGKGHVATASLPIRTDLVDLQESYEFIPEQDAYIGNGATIGTPFGAVDSENLKVKYSNVEGEHFQTYLLFDLNQAPPVFSSVTLELYGLPDESVELQVWGFGGFYWNEDNISGNNCIIPGSGSLAVFEPQESSYQWFTWEVKEFIEKQFSQNNRNITLVVRGNSAFYGDPVVFESKEGGGAHPPKLVFNTTPANTNMAENSKPEISIFPNPASETLHVELPSQVEGLSECLIFTMEGKLLGSFERSGHDFFIPVSSLPASTYVLLITNREADFHGQRKFIKSEH from the coding sequence ATGAAATACGGTCTGATTTTTAAATCATGGTTTTTGTTTTTTTTGTTATCCAAAGGTATATCGGCACAAGTGATCCCTGTTCAGATTGTGAACGAACCTGATGGTACTTTTCAGTTGTTAAGAGGGGGAGAGCCCTATTGGATCAAAGGTGCAGGCACCGGCAATCCGGAACGGTTTGCGGAACTTGCCCGCAGGGGAGGAAACTCCGTACGCACCTGGGGGGCTGGCTCGATAACCGGCGAATTGCTGGATTCGGCTTATTATCATGGCTTGTCGGTAATGCTTGGTTTGTGGGTGGGCCATGAAGCCGACGGATTTAATTATGATAATGAAGCGGCAGTGGCTGCCCAACTGGAAGCTTTTCAAGAGGTCGTTCTTCAGTATAAAGATCATCCGGCACTGTTGGCATGGGGTATTGGCAATGAGGTGAATCTCGGGTATTCAAATCTCAAAGTCTGGGATGCCGTCAATGATATCTCTATGATGATCCACGAGTTGGATGGCAACCACCCCACGCTGACCATTACGGCGGGGCTCAGTGTGAATCTGGCCAACACCATCGCATTAAAAGCGAATGACCTTGACTTGATTGGAGTCAATTCTTATGGAGGAATATCATCGGTTGCCGTAAACCTGAACGATTCTAATTGGGAAAAACCCTACGTTATGACTGAATGGGGGGTAAACGGCCCCTGGGAATCAGCTCATACCGCTTGGGATGCCCCGATCGAACCCAACAGCACACAGAAAGCAAGTACATTCCAAAACCGATACCAAAATGCCATTTTACCCAATATGGGAAAAATACTGGGGAGCTACGCCTTCCTGTGGAATGAAAAAAATGAAGGAACCCTCACCTGGTTCGGTCTTTTTGTGGGGCAGGAAACCACCCCGATGGTCGATGTGCTACAGCGAATGTGGACAGATACTTCAGCGGTGAATCTCGCTCCTGAAATTAACAGCGTATCTTTTAGCGGACAAGCCCTTCAGAGCAGTTATACCTTGTATTACTCCCAGGGAAATGTGCTTGAGGTGCAGGCTTCAGATCCGGATGGTGACGACCTCAGCTATGAGTTTATCATCCGTCCTGAATCAGGAGAGGAGGGAGTTGTCCCGGCTTCCGGGGAGACCTTTGATGGTATTCCCGGGATCATTGATTATTCTTCCGGTAATTCGGCTACCTTATCTTTCAACGGATCAGAAAACGATAGGGAATTCAGGGTGTATGTCCTGGTTCGTGATGGAAAAGGGCATGTGGCGACGGCAAGTTTACCCATTCGAACGGATCTGGTAGATTTGCAGGAATCCTATGAATTTATTCCTGAGCAGGATGCCTATATCGGAAATGGTGCAACTATTGGAACCCCTTTTGGGGCAGTCGATTCCGAAAATCTGAAGGTGAAATATTCGAATGTGGAGGGGGAACATTTTCAGACTTACCTCCTGTTTGACCTCAACCAGGCTCCTCCTGTTTTCAGCTCTGTCACCTTGGAGTTGTATGGACTACCCGATGAATCTGTGGAACTTCAGGTCTGGGGTTTCGGTGGTTTTTACTGGAACGAAGATAATATCAGTGGCAACAACTGTATTATCCCGGGATCGGGTTCACTGGCGGTTTTTGAGCCTCAGGAAAGTAGTTACCAGTGGTTTACATGGGAAGTGAAGGAATTTATTGAAAAACAATTCAGTCAGAATAACCGTAATATTACTTTAGTGGTCAGGGGGAATTCGGCTTTTTATGGAGATCCGGTAGTTTTTGAAAGCAAAGAAGGGGGAGGGGCACATCCTCCGAAACTGGTATTCAATACCACTCCGGCCAATACAAATATGGCAGAGAACTCAAAGCCTGAGATTTCAATATTCCCCAATCCGGCCAGTGAAACTTTACATGTAGAGCTTCCTTCACAGGTAGAAGGATTATCAGAATGTCTGATTTTTACCATGGAAGGTAAGCTGCTCGGCTCTTTCGAAAGGTCAGGGCATGATTTTTTTATACCTGTATCTTCTTTGCCGGCAAGTACTTATGTTTTGCTTATTACAAACAGGGAGGCTGACTTTCATGGTCAGCGTAAATTTATAAAAAGTGAGCATTAA
- a CDS encoding glycoside hydrolase family 31 protein, whose amino-acid sequence MKFKLIIFLFFLAGKSFGADNVKFIHEERNGVVSVEAEHFYNVESWEETFYYTSNGMKIPSKMDTNSGFLEYRVFFTTPGKYHFYLLGSKEKRSSKARNQIEIRFSAEDAQGWQEQFFEGPRVFATSWTGVAGEPVVLEVSKAGMYTLNIRLLENSWLYVDKLMLSLEGKERPKGTGPLETLYQEKPVDPVEIVLPPAWAFGVLYGGYTNQEQTLQVIDTLINGDYPIDAYWIDSYFWDFNNGKGPKGYVDFVGDTLAFPDVGQMWTTMQDKNIKSGIWIWNLINQEGNEEVFKEFNIGNHFSSIYTNRNGWHNADRYTITGKINFEKQETADLWKSKLKPFFDKGLDFLKLDSSSDPDFCKAAFTAIQEFGKENEGRGFILAHLSSIYDERFKLYPTNWTGDAKITWNQPDYPDLSRYAMGGYKENIEMVADPNRTTYQVPFLTHDAGGYDYFGSEEQSDELYSRWIQFSAMNSIMTIFSTAKNKSRNHPYGYAPATQDIFRKYTHLRMRLFPYSYTYAFQTRLSGEKMIRGDGVHQHQFMLGDALLIAPVFEPGARERTLYLPEGEWIDFENEQIFSGGKEATVKAPLDKLPMFVRAGSIIPFRKYSRAIESGTNDTLDLHLYPTDHETSFNLIEDDGRSNDYKEGVYATTGFHLWKKGNILEFGIDPVHGTYKGMTTERYYELFVHLSGNPKKMMLNGKKMKKTTRPGALKTNEWTYDPEKQLIRFKFKQIKSKRVTLKISF is encoded by the coding sequence ATGAAATTTAAATTGATCATTTTTTTATTTTTCCTGGCAGGAAAATCTTTTGGAGCAGATAATGTAAAATTTATCCACGAAGAACGCAACGGCGTTGTATCGGTAGAAGCAGAACATTTTTATAATGTGGAATCCTGGGAAGAAACCTTTTATTATACCAGTAATGGGATGAAAATCCCCTCAAAAATGGATACTAATAGTGGCTTCCTTGAGTACCGGGTATTTTTTACCACTCCCGGCAAATATCATTTTTATTTACTGGGCAGTAAGGAAAAGAGGAGTTCAAAAGCCCGTAATCAGATAGAGATAAGGTTCTCTGCTGAAGATGCCCAAGGTTGGCAGGAACAATTTTTTGAAGGGCCCCGTGTTTTTGCGACTTCCTGGACAGGTGTGGCAGGGGAGCCCGTGGTTTTGGAGGTTTCTAAAGCCGGTATGTACACTTTAAATATCAGGCTTTTAGAAAATAGCTGGTTGTATGTCGATAAGTTAATGCTTAGCCTGGAAGGAAAGGAACGACCCAAAGGCACTGGTCCTCTCGAAACGCTGTACCAGGAAAAACCGGTGGATCCCGTTGAAATTGTCCTGCCTCCAGCCTGGGCATTCGGTGTTTTATACGGAGGGTATACGAATCAGGAACAAACGCTCCAGGTAATTGACACACTGATCAATGGAGATTACCCCATAGATGCTTATTGGATCGATTCTTATTTTTGGGATTTCAATAATGGGAAAGGTCCCAAAGGTTACGTTGATTTTGTAGGAGATACCCTTGCTTTTCCTGATGTGGGCCAAATGTGGACTACGATGCAGGACAAGAATATAAAATCAGGAATATGGATATGGAACCTGATTAATCAGGAAGGTAATGAGGAGGTATTCAAAGAATTTAACATAGGGAATCATTTTAGTAGTATTTATACCAACAGAAATGGCTGGCACAATGCGGATCGATATACGATAACAGGAAAAATAAATTTCGAAAAACAAGAAACGGCCGACTTATGGAAAAGTAAATTGAAACCCTTTTTCGATAAAGGGCTTGATTTTCTCAAACTGGATAGCTCCTCTGACCCTGATTTCTGTAAAGCGGCGTTTACGGCCATCCAGGAATTCGGAAAGGAAAATGAAGGAAGAGGTTTTATCCTGGCCCATTTGTCATCAATTTATGATGAGCGTTTCAAACTTTACCCCACCAACTGGACGGGTGATGCCAAGATTACCTGGAACCAGCCTGATTACCCCGATTTGAGCAGATATGCCATGGGAGGATACAAGGAAAATATTGAAATGGTAGCCGATCCCAACCGAACTACTTACCAGGTCCCGTTTCTTACCCACGATGCAGGCGGTTACGACTATTTCGGGAGCGAGGAGCAAAGTGATGAACTCTATTCCCGCTGGATCCAGTTTTCGGCCATGAACAGCATCATGACTATATTTTCAACCGCCAAGAACAAGTCCCGCAATCATCCTTATGGTTATGCTCCGGCCACCCAGGATATTTTCAGGAAATATACACATCTCAGGATGAGGTTGTTCCCCTACAGCTACACTTATGCTTTTCAGACGAGGCTGAGCGGTGAGAAAATGATCAGGGGAGATGGCGTTCACCAACACCAGTTTATGCTGGGAGATGCCTTGCTTATTGCCCCGGTGTTTGAGCCGGGCGCCCGGGAAAGGACCTTATATTTACCTGAAGGAGAATGGATAGATTTTGAAAATGAACAGATTTTTTCAGGAGGTAAGGAGGCGACGGTTAAAGCCCCGCTGGATAAATTACCCATGTTTGTCAGGGCGGGCAGTATCATCCCTTTTAGAAAATATTCGAGAGCTATCGAATCGGGAACCAATGACACGCTTGACCTGCATCTGTATCCCACAGATCATGAGACTTCATTCAACCTGATCGAAGACGACGGCAGAAGTAATGATTACAAGGAGGGCGTTTATGCCACTACTGGTTTTCACCTTTGGAAAAAGGGCAACATCCTGGAATTCGGTATTGATCCGGTGCATGGCACCTACAAGGGAATGACAACAGAGCGTTATTACGAATTGTTTGTTCATCTTTCCGGGAATCCTAAAAAAATGATGTTGAATGGCAAAAAAATGAAAAAAACAACCAGGCCGGGCGCTTTGAAAACGAATGAATGGACTTATGATCCTGAAAAGCAATTGATCCGGTTCAAATTCAAACAGATTAAATCGAAGCGCGTCACTTTAAAAATATCCTTTTAA
- a CDS encoding fasciclin domain-containing protein, translated as MKRILLLLFIIVHLLFTFLSCNKDRLSYYDKPDWLEGPLFEQIKASGEFNEFVKAAELTGYDEFLSSRLTFTVFVPTDAAFEEFYQERNISSVEDMDKDELLSLLQYHTMQNSWDSLKMTGKTSFGWWNDIPDNFRTPSIYTPPIEYVDGKNVVYDNTFFHIFSKAFFDKNGYSDVDYETFFPGSQRTDFNIDRAAILENEIGAENGFYYKIDKVLNPRTTADKVIAEIPEFSLFKTLIDRFITYNYNATSSQNNIEYDSLFKRKYALNFDLANEKIADNAYDGYYHVFNTMFIPSNQQIESYFAEKFPAYPTIESVPNIIVKYFVEAHMVPNKKLFPTVLSRADNERNDFSDEILFDLDNGIQSANISSNAIIYGVDEVIETNAFSTVSGPIIRDPNYKIFTLLLELSGEIRSFFKYEINHIVFVLSDTKMTELGFAYDEGDPIDFTDDKIFRNNNAMTIDEIKAFLQNFISITSKEVNGSNEAFIKTKNNKFLHISGNTVEGLFGTAEILEQYPSINGTVLEIDNDLSQGTNYSVENYLNDNKETFGQFFALCDSAGMLNNEGLLEKLSLFSGITVLLPTDEAVQAIIGSYIPPGATSSTFNYRQLIQYQVISERVMFTDDEFIEGDYGTDLFIGGQRYKITVEAADGIIDLTDLNDNHYQITTGPQSNIITSSGIIHIVPQVSLF; from the coding sequence ATGAAAAGGATTCTACTTCTTTTATTTATTATAGTCCACCTGCTCTTCACTTTTTTAAGTTGCAATAAGGATCGCCTTTCCTATTATGACAAACCTGATTGGCTCGAAGGCCCTTTGTTCGAGCAGATCAAAGCGTCAGGTGAATTCAATGAATTTGTAAAAGCCGCTGAATTGACAGGATATGACGAATTCCTATCCTCCAGGCTTACCTTCACCGTTTTTGTTCCAACCGATGCCGCCTTTGAGGAATTTTATCAGGAAAGGAACATCTCATCAGTGGAGGATATGGATAAGGATGAATTATTGTCACTGCTCCAATACCATACCATGCAAAATTCATGGGATTCCTTAAAAATGACCGGCAAAACAAGTTTTGGATGGTGGAACGACATACCCGACAACTTTAGAACACCTTCCATTTACACCCCTCCTATCGAATATGTCGATGGAAAAAATGTGGTATACGATAATACTTTTTTCCATATATTCTCAAAAGCTTTTTTTGACAAGAACGGGTATTCGGATGTCGATTACGAAACATTCTTTCCGGGTTCACAAAGGACTGATTTCAATATTGACCGGGCAGCTATACTCGAAAACGAGATCGGGGCGGAAAATGGTTTTTATTATAAAATTGATAAAGTGCTCAATCCTCGTACCACCGCAGACAAAGTCATCGCTGAAATTCCGGAGTTTTCTCTTTTCAAAACCCTGATCGACAGATTTATCACCTACAACTATAATGCAACGAGCTCACAAAACAATATCGAGTACGATTCCCTGTTTAAACGGAAATATGCCCTGAATTTTGATCTGGCCAATGAAAAAATAGCGGATAACGCCTATGACGGTTATTACCATGTTTTCAACACCATGTTCATTCCAAGCAATCAACAAATCGAAAGCTACTTTGCTGAAAAATTCCCCGCCTATCCGACTATTGAGTCCGTCCCCAATATCATCGTAAAATACTTCGTTGAGGCACATATGGTCCCCAATAAGAAGTTATTCCCTACGGTGCTTTCCAGGGCTGACAATGAAAGAAATGACTTTTCAGATGAAATATTGTTCGATCTGGACAATGGCATACAATCGGCCAACATTTCCTCCAATGCCATCATTTATGGCGTGGATGAAGTGATTGAGACCAATGCCTTCTCTACGGTCAGCGGGCCGATCATCCGTGATCCTAATTATAAGATCTTCACTTTGTTACTGGAGTTATCCGGAGAGATCAGGTCTTTCTTTAAATATGAAATCAATCATATTGTCTTCGTGCTTTCGGATACTAAAATGACAGAATTGGGCTTTGCTTATGACGAAGGAGATCCGATCGATTTCACCGACGATAAAATATTCCGCAACAACAATGCGATGACTATTGATGAGATCAAGGCTTTTCTCCAAAATTTCATCAGTATTACTTCAAAAGAGGTAAACGGCAGTAACGAAGCCTTTATTAAAACCAAAAACAACAAATTCCTTCATATTTCAGGAAATACGGTGGAAGGATTGTTTGGAACAGCCGAAATTCTCGAGCAATATCCTTCTATCAACGGAACCGTACTGGAAATAGATAATGACCTGAGCCAGGGAACGAATTACTCCGTTGAAAACTATTTAAATGATAATAAGGAAACATTCGGCCAATTTTTTGCGCTGTGCGATAGCGCCGGGATGTTAAACAATGAAGGATTATTGGAAAAATTATCCCTTTTTTCCGGCATCACCGTCCTGCTTCCCACCGATGAGGCTGTTCAGGCAATTATTGGCAGCTATATTCCTCCGGGAGCGACCAGCAGCACTTTTAATTACCGACAACTCATCCAATATCAGGTAATTTCAGAGCGGGTAATGTTTACAGACGATGAATTCATTGAAGGCGATTACGGAACAGACCTCTTTATCGGGGGGCAGCGCTACAAAATAACCGTCGAAGCCGCAGATGGAATCATCGATCTTACGGATTTGAATGATAACCATTACCAGATAACTACCGGCCCGCAATCCAATATTATTACCTCGTCAGGGATAATCCATATTGTACCTCAGGTTTCATTATTTTAA